A part of Cryptococcus tetragattii IND107 chromosome 3, whole genome shotgun sequence genomic DNA contains:
- a CDS encoding phenylalanine-tRNA ligase, whose amino-acid sequence MAAVVSPLVRARTASRWAVLGRRFQSSGPPAYVINGQSYPRDVHSNTPPAILAKTNRNLHLLPAHPLSILRQIIQEHFAAYTPLTPRSPAVSVWQNFDELGFPPDHPGRSPSDSYYLNKHSMLRTHTSAHEVESYRQGLDRWLLSADVYRRDEIDASHYPVFHQMEGTHVWPRSELHTLPALNAQLEASLAACPILIEDNTRISPSNPYQPTHDPVHAAEITKHLKHSLNSLIFRLFGHITKTSQGEPLRVRWIEAYFPFTTPSYEVEVWWGGEWLELLGCGVVMQKTLDEAGVPDKAGWAFGLGLERLSMVLFSIPDIRLFWTTDQRFHSQFSQGQITTFKPYSRYPECYKDMSFWLPVGSIASAGEVDSAGGASAAGGKGRVFHENDYYEIVREVAGDLVETVSLIDEFTHPKTNRQSRCYRLNYRHMDRSLSNEEVNALQEEVQKRVVEEMGIEMR is encoded by the exons atGGCCGCCGTCGTCTCCCCCCTTGTGCGCGCGAGAACGGCCAGCCGCTGGGCTGTTCTCGGCCGCCGCTTCCAGTCTAGTGGCCCGCCCGCGTACGTGATCAACGGCCAGAGCTACCCCCGGGACGTGCACTCGAACACGCCCCCCGCCATCCTCGCCAAGACGAACCgcaacctccacctcctgcCGGCCCACCCGCTCTCCATCCTGCGCCAGATCATCCAGGAACACTTTGCGGCGTACACCCCGCTCACGCCCCGCTCCCCTGCCGTCTCCGTGTGGCAGAACTTTGACGAGCTCGGCTTCCCGCCGGACCACCCCGGACGCAGCCCCTCCGACAGCTACTACCTCAACAAACACTCCATGCTGCGCACCCACACCAGCGCACACGAGGTCGAGAGCTACAGGCAAGGACTCGACAGATGGCTCCTCAGCGCAGACGTGTACAGGCGAGACGAGATTGACGCATCGCACTACCCCGTCTTCCACCAGATGGAGGGCACACACGTATGGCCCCGCTCAGAGCTCCATACCCTTCCTGCACTCAACGCCCAGCTCGAAGCCTCCCTCGCAGCGTGCCCAATCCTCATCGAGGACAACACCCGCATCTCACCGTCCAACCCGTACCAGCCCACACACGACCCCGTCCACGCCGCCGAAATCACCAAACACCTCAAACACTCGCTCAACAgcctcatcttccgtcTCTTTGGGCACATCACTAAAACCAGCCAAGGGGAACCGCTTCGCGTCCGGTGGATCGAAGCGTATTTCCCATTCACCACCCCGAGCTACGAAGTCGAAGTATGGTGGGGCGGCGAATGGCTCGAACTGCTAGGCTGCGGCGTCGTCATGCAAAAAACGCTCGACGAAGCCGGTGTGCCCGACAAGGCAGGCTGGGCATTCGGGCTCGGCCTCGAACGTCTTTCCATggtcctcttctccatccctGATATCCGTCTATTCTGGACCACAGACCAGCGTTTCCACTCGCAGTTCTCACAGGGACAGATCACGACGTTTAAACCGTACAGTCGGTACCCGGAATGTTATAAAGATATGAGTTTCTGGTTACCCGTTGGGTCTATCGCAAGTGCAGGTGAAGTCGACAGCGCGGGTGGGGCGAGCGCAGCGGGTGGGAAGGGGCGAGTGTTCCATGAGAATGATTATTATGAAATCGTCCGAGAAGTCGCAGGTGATCTCGTCGAGACTGTCTCTCTT ATTGACGAATTCACACACCCAAAAACCAACCGCCAATCAAGATGTTACAGACTCAACTACAGGCACATGGATAGGTCGTTATCAAACGAAGAAGTGAATGCGTTGCAAGAAGAGGTACAGAAGAGGgttgtggaggagatggggattGAGATGCGTTAA
- a CDS encoding mitogen-activated protein kinase HOG1 codes for MADFVKLSIFGTVFEVTTRYVDLQPVGMGAFGLVCSAKDQLSGTSVAIKKIMKPFSTPVLSKRTYRELKLLKHLRHENIISLSDIFISPLEDIYFVTELLGTDLHRLLTSRPLEKQFIQYFLYQILRGLKYVHSAGVVHRDLKPSNILVNENCDLKICDFGLARIQDPQMTGYVSTRYYRAPEIMLTWQKYDVAVDIWSTGCIFAEMLEGKPLFPGKDHVNQFSIITELLGTPPDDVIQTIASENTLRFVQSLPKREKVPFSTKFPNADPVSLDLLEKMLVFDPRTRISAAEGLAHEYLAPYHDPTDEPVAAEVFDWSFNDADLPVDTWKVMMYSEILDFHNLGDISQNEAEGPITGEVSAAPAS; via the exons ATGGCCGACTTTGTCAagctctccatctttggaACC GTTTTTGAGGTTACCACGCGTTATGTCGACCTCCAACCTGTTGGTATGGGGGCTTTCGGTCTCGTCTG TTCCGCCAAAGATCAGCTCTCTGGAACTTCTGTGGctatcaagaagattaTGAAGCCCTTTTCAACCCCCGTTCTTTCCAAGAGGACTTATCGAGAACTCAAGCTTCTCAAGCATTTGAGACATGAGAACATTATATCTCTTAGTGACATTTTCATTTCTCCTCTCGAAGATAT CTACTTTGTGACCGAGCTTCTCGGTACCGACCTTCATCGACTCCTTACCTCTCGCCCTCTTGAGAAACAATTCATCCAATACTTCCTTTACCAAATCCTCCGTGGTCTCAAGTATGTCCATTCTGCCGGTGTGGTCCACCGAGACCTGAAGCCGTCAAACATTCTCGTCAACGAGAACTGTGACTTGAAAATTTGTGACTTTGGCCTTGCGAGGATCCAAGACCCTCAGATGACTGGTTATGTTTCCACAAGGTATTACCGAGCACCTGAGATCATGTTGACATGGCAAAAGTATGATGTCGCGG TTGACATTTGGAGTACCGGTTGTATCTTTGCGGAGATGCTGGAGGGCAAGCCATTATTCCCCGGAAAGGATCACGTGAACCAATTCTCAATCATCACTGAATTGCTTGGTACCCCGCCGGACGATGTCATCCAAACTATTGCTTCTGAAAACACGCTTCGCTTTGTCCAGAGTCTGCCCAAGCGCGAAAAGGTCCCATTCTCCACCAAGTTCCCCAATGCCGATCCTGTTTCTCTTGATTTGTTAGAGAAGATGCTGGTGTTTGACCCTCGTACCCGTATATCCGCTGCGGAGGGTCTCGCCCACGAGTACCTCGCGCCATACCACGATCCTACCGATGAGCCTGTTGCTGCAGAGGTGTTTGATTGGAGTTTTAACGATGCGGATTTGCCGGTGGATAcgtggaaggtgatgatgtatAGTGAAATCCTTG ATTTCCACAACCTCGGCGATATTTCCCAGAACGAAGCAGAGGGGCCCATCACTGGCGAAGTCTCGGCTGCTCCTGCTAGCTAA